Within the Pseudomonas chlororaphis subsp. aurantiaca genome, the region GAAGGCGGCACTCTGGCTGTCGGCTTCCAGGTGCCCGGACTCGATCTTGCCGAGGGCGTCGGCGGCTTCGTAGCGATAACGGTTCATCAGGCGTCCCGGGTTACGCGGAGGATTTCTTCAGGGGCGGTGGCGCCGCTGCGCACCCAGCGCTCGCCGTCCTCGCGCATGCTGAACATCCCGGCGCGGCGCGCGGCGGCGCGCAGCGCCTGTTCGTCGGCGCCCTGGTGGATCAGGCTGCGAATGTCGTCGTCGATGCAGAACAGCTCGTGGATGCCGGTCCGCCCGCTATAGCCGACCTGGTTGCAGGCCGGGCAGCCCACCGGGCGCCAGGTGCCGGGGGCGGTCGGGTCTTCTTCCTTGCAGTGCGGGCACAGCCGGCGCACCAGGCGCTGGGCCAGCACCCCGAGCATCGACGAGGCCAGCAGGAACGGCTCGACGCCCATGTCGATCAGGCGGTTGACCGCCGACACCGCGTCGTTGGTGTGCAGGGTCGCCAGCACCAGGTGGCCGGTGAGCGAAGCCTGCACGGCGATCTGCGCGGTTTCCAGGTCGCGGATCTCGCCGATCATGATGATGTCCGGGTCCTGGCGCAGGATCGCGCGCAGGGCCAGGGCGAAAGTCATGTCGATCTTGGCGTTGACCTGGATCTGGCTGATCCCCGGCAGGTCGTACTCCACCGGGTCCTCGACGGTGAGGATGTTGCTGGTGCTGGCGTCCAGCCGCGCCAGGGCGGCGTAGAGGCTGGTGGTCTTGCCGCTGCCGGTGGGGCCGGTGACCAGCACGATGCCGTGGGGCTGGCGGATCAGGTGGTCGAGCTTGCCCAGCACCTGCGGGTCCATCCCCAGGGTTTCCAGTTGCAGGCGCCCGGCCTGTTTATCCAGCAGACGCATCACCACCCGTTCGCCATGGCCGGTGGGCACCGTGGACACCCGGATATCGATGGGCCGCCCGGCCACGCGCAAGGCGATGCGGCCGTCCTGGGGCAGGCGTTTTTCGGCGATGTCGAGCTGGGCCATGATCTTGATCCGCGACACCAGCGCGCCATGC harbors:
- the gspE gene encoding type II secretion system ATPase GspE, whose product is MNPQLPYAWAKSQRILLRHSEEGAVLLVCPSTPGWSISEVRRQFGPARLERVRDEELDGLLASAYSDTGSAAAVVGAAENEVDLDRLMQDIPEITDLLDTQDGAPVIRMINALLTQAARDEASDIHIEPYESHSVVRYRVDGTLRDVVSPRKALHGALVSRIKIMAQLDIAEKRLPQDGRIALRVAGRPIDIRVSTVPTGHGERVVMRLLDKQAGRLQLETLGMDPQVLGKLDHLIRQPHGIVLVTGPTGSGKTTSLYAALARLDASTSNILTVEDPVEYDLPGISQIQVNAKIDMTFALALRAILRQDPDIIMIGEIRDLETAQIAVQASLTGHLVLATLHTNDAVSAVNRLIDMGVEPFLLASSMLGVLAQRLVRRLCPHCKEEDPTAPGTWRPVGCPACNQVGYSGRTGIHELFCIDDDIRSLIHQGADEQALRAAARRAGMFSMREDGERWVRSGATAPEEILRVTRDA